In Zonotrichia albicollis isolate bZonAlb1 chromosome 11, bZonAlb1.hap1, whole genome shotgun sequence, a single genomic region encodes these proteins:
- the TPM1 gene encoding tropomyosin alpha-1 chain isoform X3, whose amino-acid sequence MAAMSSLEAVRRKIRSLQEQADAAEERAGRLQREVDQERALREEAESEVASLNRRIQLVEEELDRAQERLATALQKLEEAEKAADESERGMKVIENRAQKDEEKMEIQEIQLKEAKHIAEEADRKYEEVARKLVIIESDLERAEERAELSESKCAELEEELKTVTNNLKSLEAQAEKYSQKEDKYEEEIKVLTDKLKEAETRAEFAERSVTKLEKSIDDLEDQLYQQLEQNSRLTNELKLALNED is encoded by the exons ATGGCGGCGATGAGCTCGCTCGAGGCTGTGCGCAGGAAGATCCgcagcctgcaggagcaggcggACGCCGCCGAGGAGCGGGCGGGACGGCTGCAGCGGGAGGTGGACCAGGAGCGGGCGTTGCGGGAGGAG GCTGAGAGTGAAGTAGCTTCTCTGAACAGACGCATCCAGCTGGTTGAGGAAGAGTTGGATCGGGCTCAGGAGCGCTTGGCCACTGCCCTGCagaagctggaggaggctgagaAGGCTGCAGATGAGAGTGAAAG AGGAATGAAGGTCATTGAAAACAGGGCCCAGAAGGATGAAGAGAAGATGGAAATCCAGGAGATCCAGCTCAAAGAGGCCAAGCACATTGCTGAAGAGGCTGACCGCAAGTATGAAGAG GTGGCTCGTAAGCTGGTGATCATTGAGAGCGACCTGGAGCGCGCTGAGGAGCGTGCTGAGCTATCAGAAAG CAAATGTGCTGAGCTTGAAGAGGAGTTGAAAACTGTGACCAACAACCTGAAGTCGCTGGAGGCTCAGGCTGAGAAG TACTCACAGAAAGAAGACAAGTATGAAGAGGAGATTAAAGTTCTGACTGACAAACTGAAGGAG GCTGAGACCCGTGCTGAGTTTGCTGAGAGGTCAGTAACCAAGCTGGAGAAGAGCATTGATGACCTAGAAG
- the TPM1 gene encoding tropomyosin alpha-1 chain isoform X5 has translation MDAIKKKMQMLKLDKENALDRAEQAEADKKAAEERSKQLESDIVQLEKQLRGTEDTRDQVLEELHKSEDSLLSAEENAAKAESEVASLNRRIQLVEEELDRAQERLATALQKLEEAEKAADESERGMKVIENRAQKDEEKMEIQEIQLKEAKHIAEEADRKYEEVARKLVIIESDLERAEERAELSESKCAELEEELKTVTNNLKSLEAQAEKYSQKEDKYEEEIKVLTDKLKEAETRAEFAERSVTKLEKSIDDLEDELYAQKLKYKAISEELDHALNDMTSI, from the exons ATGGATGCCATCAAGAAGAAGATGCAGATGCTGAAGCTGGACAAGGAGAACGCCTTGGACAGAGCCGAGCAAGCCGAAGCGGACAAGAAGGCAGCGGAGGAGAGAAGCAAGCAG TTAGAGAGTGACATTGTGCAATTGGAAAAGCAATTGCGTGGGACGGAGGATACAAGGGACCAAGTGCTGGAAGAGCTTCACAAGTCTGAGGACAGCCTCCTCTCCGCAGAGGAGAATGCTGCCAAG GCTGAGAGTGAAGTAGCTTCTCTGAACAGACGCATCCAGCTGGTTGAGGAAGAGTTGGATCGGGCTCAGGAGCGCTTGGCCACTGCCCTGCagaagctggaggaggctgagaAGGCTGCAGATGAGAGTGAAAG AGGAATGAAGGTCATTGAAAACAGGGCCCAGAAGGATGAAGAGAAGATGGAAATCCAGGAGATCCAGCTCAAAGAGGCCAAGCACATTGCTGAAGAGGCTGACCGCAAGTATGAAGAG GTGGCTCGTAAGCTGGTGATCATTGAGAGCGACCTGGAGCGCGCTGAGGAGCGTGCTGAGCTATCAGAAAG CAAATGTGCTGAGCTTGAAGAGGAGTTGAAAACTGTGACCAACAACCTGAAGTCGCTGGAGGCTCAGGCTGAGAAG TACTCACAGAAAGAAGACAAGTATGAAGAGGAGATTAAAGTTCTGACTGACAAACTGAAGGAG GCTGAGACCCGTGCTGAGTTTGCTGAGAGGTCAGTAACCAAGCTGGAGAAGAGCATTGATGACCTAGAAG ATGAGCTCTATGCTCAGAAACTGAAGTACAAAGCCATCAGTGAGGAGCTGGACCACGCTCTCAATGACATGACTTCCAT ataa
- the TPM1 gene encoding tropomyosin alpha-1 chain isoform X8 — translation MDAIKKKMQMLKLDKENALDRAEQAEADKKAAEERSKQLEDELVALQKKLKATEDELDKYSESLKDAQEKLELADKKATDAESEVASLNRRIQLVEEELDRAQERLATALQKLEEAEKAADESERGMKVIENRAQKDEEKMEIQEIQLKEAKHIAEEADRKYEEVARKLVIIESDLERAEERAELSESKCAELEEELKTVTNNLKSLEAQAEKYSQKEDKYEEEIKVLTDKLKEAETRAEFAERSVTKLEKSIDDLEDQLYQQLEQNSRLTNELKLALNED, via the exons ATGGATGCCATCAAGAAGAAGATGCAGATGCTGAAGCTGGACAAGGAGAACGCCTTGGACAGAGCCGAGCAAGCCGAAGCGGACAAGAAGGCAGCGGAGGAGAGAAGCAAGCAG CTGGAGGACGAGCTGGTGGCTCTGCAAAAGAAGCTGAAGGCCACTGAGGATGAGCTGGACAAATACTCCGAGTCCCTTAAAGATGCACAGGAAAAGTTGGAACTGGCTGACAAAAAGGCCACAGAT GCTGAGAGTGAAGTAGCTTCTCTGAACAGACGCATCCAGCTGGTTGAGGAAGAGTTGGATCGGGCTCAGGAGCGCTTGGCCACTGCCCTGCagaagctggaggaggctgagaAGGCTGCAGATGAGAGTGAAAG AGGAATGAAGGTCATTGAAAACAGGGCCCAGAAGGATGAAGAGAAGATGGAAATCCAGGAGATCCAGCTCAAAGAGGCCAAGCACATTGCTGAAGAGGCTGACCGCAAGTATGAAGAG GTGGCTCGTAAGCTGGTGATCATTGAGAGCGACCTGGAGCGCGCTGAGGAGCGTGCTGAGCTATCAGAAAG CAAATGTGCTGAGCTTGAAGAGGAGTTGAAAACTGTGACCAACAACCTGAAGTCGCTGGAGGCTCAGGCTGAGAAG TACTCACAGAAAGAAGACAAGTATGAAGAGGAGATTAAAGTTCTGACTGACAAACTGAAGGAG GCTGAGACCCGTGCTGAGTTTGCTGAGAGGTCAGTAACCAAGCTGGAGAAGAGCATTGATGACCTAGAAG
- the TPM1 gene encoding tropomyosin alpha-1 chain isoform X1, with the protein MAAMSSLEAVRRKIRSLQEQADAAEERAGRLQREVDQERALREEAESEVASLNRRIQLVEEELDRAQERLATALQKLEEAEKAADESERGMKVIENRAQKDEEKMEIQEIQLKEAKHIAEEADRKYEEVARKLVIIESDLERAEERAELSESKCAELEEELKTVTNNLKSLEAQAEKYSQKEDKYEEEIKVLTDKLKEAETRAEFAERSVTKLEKSIDDLEDELYAQKLKYKAISEELDHALNDMTSI; encoded by the exons ATGGCGGCGATGAGCTCGCTCGAGGCTGTGCGCAGGAAGATCCgcagcctgcaggagcaggcggACGCCGCCGAGGAGCGGGCGGGACGGCTGCAGCGGGAGGTGGACCAGGAGCGGGCGTTGCGGGAGGAG GCTGAGAGTGAAGTAGCTTCTCTGAACAGACGCATCCAGCTGGTTGAGGAAGAGTTGGATCGGGCTCAGGAGCGCTTGGCCACTGCCCTGCagaagctggaggaggctgagaAGGCTGCAGATGAGAGTGAAAG AGGAATGAAGGTCATTGAAAACAGGGCCCAGAAGGATGAAGAGAAGATGGAAATCCAGGAGATCCAGCTCAAAGAGGCCAAGCACATTGCTGAAGAGGCTGACCGCAAGTATGAAGAG GTGGCTCGTAAGCTGGTGATCATTGAGAGCGACCTGGAGCGCGCTGAGGAGCGTGCTGAGCTATCAGAAAG CAAATGTGCTGAGCTTGAAGAGGAGTTGAAAACTGTGACCAACAACCTGAAGTCGCTGGAGGCTCAGGCTGAGAAG TACTCACAGAAAGAAGACAAGTATGAAGAGGAGATTAAAGTTCTGACTGACAAACTGAAGGAG GCTGAGACCCGTGCTGAGTTTGCTGAGAGGTCAGTAACCAAGCTGGAGAAGAGCATTGATGACCTAGAAG ATGAGCTCTATGCTCAGAAACTGAAGTACAAAGCCATCAGTGAGGAGCTGGACCACGCTCTCAATGACATGACTTCCAT ataa
- the TPM1 gene encoding tropomyosin alpha-1 chain isoform X10 gives MDAIKKKMQMLKLDKENALDRAEQAEADKKAAEERSKQLEDELVALQKKLKATEDELDKYSESLKDAQEKLELADKKATDAESEVASLNRRIQLVEEELDRAQERLATALQKLEEAEKAADESERGMKVIENRAQKDEEKMEIQEIQLKEAKHIAEEADRKYEEVARKLVIIESDLERAEERAELSESKCAELEEELKTVTNNLKSLEAQAEKYSQKEDKYEEEIKVLTDKLKEAETRAEFAERSVTKLEKSIDDLEDNFLCFSSPKTSSSGWIKHLSKLWMFHGLIVLSSSLADSSSITCLRTCSVCALLYRNYISQCKINIPAVSLLLFLCLLFI, from the exons ATGGATGCCATCAAGAAGAAGATGCAGATGCTGAAGCTGGACAAGGAGAACGCCTTGGACAGAGCCGAGCAAGCCGAAGCGGACAAGAAGGCAGCGGAGGAGAGAAGCAAGCAG CTGGAGGACGAGCTGGTGGCTCTGCAAAAGAAGCTGAAGGCCACTGAGGATGAGCTGGACAAATACTCCGAGTCCCTTAAAGATGCACAGGAAAAGTTGGAACTGGCTGACAAAAAGGCCACAGAT GCTGAGAGTGAAGTAGCTTCTCTGAACAGACGCATCCAGCTGGTTGAGGAAGAGTTGGATCGGGCTCAGGAGCGCTTGGCCACTGCCCTGCagaagctggaggaggctgagaAGGCTGCAGATGAGAGTGAAAG AGGAATGAAGGTCATTGAAAACAGGGCCCAGAAGGATGAAGAGAAGATGGAAATCCAGGAGATCCAGCTCAAAGAGGCCAAGCACATTGCTGAAGAGGCTGACCGCAAGTATGAAGAG GTGGCTCGTAAGCTGGTGATCATTGAGAGCGACCTGGAGCGCGCTGAGGAGCGTGCTGAGCTATCAGAAAG CAAATGTGCTGAGCTTGAAGAGGAGTTGAAAACTGTGACCAACAACCTGAAGTCGCTGGAGGCTCAGGCTGAGAAG TACTCACAGAAAGAAGACAAGTATGAAGAGGAGATTAAAGTTCTGACTGACAAACTGAAGGAG GCTGAGACCCGTGCTGAGTTTGCTGAGAGGTCAGTAACCAAGCTGGAGAAGAGCATTGATGACCTAGAAG ataattttctttgcttcagTTCTCCAAAGACATCTTCATCGGGTTGGATAAAACATCTTTCCAAGCTTTGGATGTTTCATGGGCTCATTGTGCTGTCTTCTAGCTTAGCTGACTCTTCCTCTATCACCTGTCTCAGAACATGCTCTGTTTGTGCTCTGCTGTACAGAAACTACATTTCTCAATGTAAAATAAATATCCCAGCTGTATCCCTTTTGCTATTCCtttgccttttatttatttaa
- the TPM1 gene encoding tropomyosin alpha-1 chain isoform X4, which produces MDAIKKKMQMLKLDKENALDRAEQAEADKKAAEERSKQLEDELVALQKKLKATEDELDKYSESLKDAQEKLELADKKATDAESEVASLNRRIQLVEEELDRAQERLATALQKLEEAEKAADESERGMKVIENRAQKDEEKMEIQEIQLKEAKHIAEEADRKYEEVARKLVIIESDLERAEERAELSESKCAELEEELKTVTNNLKSLEAQAEKYSQKEDKYEEEIKVLTDKLKEAETRAEFAERSVTKLEKSIDDLEDELYAQKLKYKAISEELDHALNDMTSI; this is translated from the exons ATGGATGCCATCAAGAAGAAGATGCAGATGCTGAAGCTGGACAAGGAGAACGCCTTGGACAGAGCCGAGCAAGCCGAAGCGGACAAGAAGGCAGCGGAGGAGAGAAGCAAGCAG CTGGAGGACGAGCTGGTGGCTCTGCAAAAGAAGCTGAAGGCCACTGAGGATGAGCTGGACAAATACTCCGAGTCCCTTAAAGATGCACAGGAAAAGTTGGAACTGGCTGACAAAAAGGCCACAGAT GCTGAGAGTGAAGTAGCTTCTCTGAACAGACGCATCCAGCTGGTTGAGGAAGAGTTGGATCGGGCTCAGGAGCGCTTGGCCACTGCCCTGCagaagctggaggaggctgagaAGGCTGCAGATGAGAGTGAAAG AGGAATGAAGGTCATTGAAAACAGGGCCCAGAAGGATGAAGAGAAGATGGAAATCCAGGAGATCCAGCTCAAAGAGGCCAAGCACATTGCTGAAGAGGCTGACCGCAAGTATGAAGAG GTGGCTCGTAAGCTGGTGATCATTGAGAGCGACCTGGAGCGCGCTGAGGAGCGTGCTGAGCTATCAGAAAG CAAATGTGCTGAGCTTGAAGAGGAGTTGAAAACTGTGACCAACAACCTGAAGTCGCTGGAGGCTCAGGCTGAGAAG TACTCACAGAAAGAAGACAAGTATGAAGAGGAGATTAAAGTTCTGACTGACAAACTGAAGGAG GCTGAGACCCGTGCTGAGTTTGCTGAGAGGTCAGTAACCAAGCTGGAGAAGAGCATTGATGACCTAGAAG ATGAGCTCTATGCTCAGAAACTGAAGTACAAAGCCATCAGTGAGGAGCTGGACCACGCTCTCAATGACATGACTTCCAT ataa
- the TPM1 gene encoding tropomyosin alpha-1 chain isoform X7, which translates to MDAIKKKMQMLKLDKENALDRAEQAEADKKAAEERSKQLESDIVQLEKQLRGTEDTRDQVLEELHKSEDSLLSAEENAAKAESEVASLNRRIQLVEEELDRAQERLATALQKLEEAEKAADESERGMKVIENRAQKDEEKMEIQEIQLKEAKHIAEEADRKYEEVARKLVIIESDLERAEERAELSESKCAELEEELKTVTNNLKSLEAQAEKYSQKEDKYEEEIKVLTDKLKEAETRAEFAERSVTKLEKSIDDLEEKVAHAKEENLNMHQMLDQTLQELNNM; encoded by the exons ATGGATGCCATCAAGAAGAAGATGCAGATGCTGAAGCTGGACAAGGAGAACGCCTTGGACAGAGCCGAGCAAGCCGAAGCGGACAAGAAGGCAGCGGAGGAGAGAAGCAAGCAG TTAGAGAGTGACATTGTGCAATTGGAAAAGCAATTGCGTGGGACGGAGGATACAAGGGACCAAGTGCTGGAAGAGCTTCACAAGTCTGAGGACAGCCTCCTCTCCGCAGAGGAGAATGCTGCCAAG GCTGAGAGTGAAGTAGCTTCTCTGAACAGACGCATCCAGCTGGTTGAGGAAGAGTTGGATCGGGCTCAGGAGCGCTTGGCCACTGCCCTGCagaagctggaggaggctgagaAGGCTGCAGATGAGAGTGAAAG AGGAATGAAGGTCATTGAAAACAGGGCCCAGAAGGATGAAGAGAAGATGGAAATCCAGGAGATCCAGCTCAAAGAGGCCAAGCACATTGCTGAAGAGGCTGACCGCAAGTATGAAGAG GTGGCTCGTAAGCTGGTGATCATTGAGAGCGACCTGGAGCGCGCTGAGGAGCGTGCTGAGCTATCAGAAAG CAAATGTGCTGAGCTTGAAGAGGAGTTGAAAACTGTGACCAACAACCTGAAGTCGCTGGAGGCTCAGGCTGAGAAG TACTCACAGAAAGAAGACAAGTATGAAGAGGAGATTAAAGTTCTGACTGACAAACTGAAGGAG GCTGAGACCCGTGCTGAGTTTGCTGAGAGGTCAGTAACCAAGCTGGAGAAGAGCATTGATGACCTAGAAG
- the TPM1 gene encoding tropomyosin alpha-1 chain isoform X6 yields MDAIKKKMQMLKLDKENALDRAEQAEADKKAAEERSKQLEDELVALQKKLKATEDELDKYSESLKDAQEKLELADKKATDAESEVASLNRRIQLVEEELDRAQERLATALQKLEEAEKAADESERGMKVIENRAQKDEEKMEIQEIQLKEAKHIAEEADRKYEEVARKLVIIESDLERAEERAELSESKCAELEEELKTVTNNLKSLEAQAEKYSQKEDKYEEEIKVLTDKLKEAETRAEFAERSVTKLEKSIDDLEEKVAHAKEENLNMHQMLDQTLQELNNM; encoded by the exons ATGGATGCCATCAAGAAGAAGATGCAGATGCTGAAGCTGGACAAGGAGAACGCCTTGGACAGAGCCGAGCAAGCCGAAGCGGACAAGAAGGCAGCGGAGGAGAGAAGCAAGCAG CTGGAGGACGAGCTGGTGGCTCTGCAAAAGAAGCTGAAGGCCACTGAGGATGAGCTGGACAAATACTCCGAGTCCCTTAAAGATGCACAGGAAAAGTTGGAACTGGCTGACAAAAAGGCCACAGAT GCTGAGAGTGAAGTAGCTTCTCTGAACAGACGCATCCAGCTGGTTGAGGAAGAGTTGGATCGGGCTCAGGAGCGCTTGGCCACTGCCCTGCagaagctggaggaggctgagaAGGCTGCAGATGAGAGTGAAAG AGGAATGAAGGTCATTGAAAACAGGGCCCAGAAGGATGAAGAGAAGATGGAAATCCAGGAGATCCAGCTCAAAGAGGCCAAGCACATTGCTGAAGAGGCTGACCGCAAGTATGAAGAG GTGGCTCGTAAGCTGGTGATCATTGAGAGCGACCTGGAGCGCGCTGAGGAGCGTGCTGAGCTATCAGAAAG CAAATGTGCTGAGCTTGAAGAGGAGTTGAAAACTGTGACCAACAACCTGAAGTCGCTGGAGGCTCAGGCTGAGAAG TACTCACAGAAAGAAGACAAGTATGAAGAGGAGATTAAAGTTCTGACTGACAAACTGAAGGAG GCTGAGACCCGTGCTGAGTTTGCTGAGAGGTCAGTAACCAAGCTGGAGAAGAGCATTGATGACCTAGAAG
- the TPM1 gene encoding tropomyosin alpha-1 chain isoform X9 — protein sequence MDAIKKKMQMLKLDKENALDRAEQAEADKKAAEERSKQLESDIVQLEKQLRGTEDTRDQVLEELHKSEDSLLSAEENAAKAESEVASLNRRIQLVEEELDRAQERLATALQKLEEAEKAADESERGMKVIENRAQKDEEKMEIQEIQLKEAKHIAEEADRKYEEVARKLVIIESDLERAEERAELSESKCAELEEELKTVTNNLKSLEAQAEKYSQKEDKYEEEIKVLTDKLKEAETRAEFAERSVTKLEKSIDDLEDQLYQQLEQNSRLTNELKLALNED from the exons ATGGATGCCATCAAGAAGAAGATGCAGATGCTGAAGCTGGACAAGGAGAACGCCTTGGACAGAGCCGAGCAAGCCGAAGCGGACAAGAAGGCAGCGGAGGAGAGAAGCAAGCAG TTAGAGAGTGACATTGTGCAATTGGAAAAGCAATTGCGTGGGACGGAGGATACAAGGGACCAAGTGCTGGAAGAGCTTCACAAGTCTGAGGACAGCCTCCTCTCCGCAGAGGAGAATGCTGCCAAG GCTGAGAGTGAAGTAGCTTCTCTGAACAGACGCATCCAGCTGGTTGAGGAAGAGTTGGATCGGGCTCAGGAGCGCTTGGCCACTGCCCTGCagaagctggaggaggctgagaAGGCTGCAGATGAGAGTGAAAG AGGAATGAAGGTCATTGAAAACAGGGCCCAGAAGGATGAAGAGAAGATGGAAATCCAGGAGATCCAGCTCAAAGAGGCCAAGCACATTGCTGAAGAGGCTGACCGCAAGTATGAAGAG GTGGCTCGTAAGCTGGTGATCATTGAGAGCGACCTGGAGCGCGCTGAGGAGCGTGCTGAGCTATCAGAAAG CAAATGTGCTGAGCTTGAAGAGGAGTTGAAAACTGTGACCAACAACCTGAAGTCGCTGGAGGCTCAGGCTGAGAAG TACTCACAGAAAGAAGACAAGTATGAAGAGGAGATTAAAGTTCTGACTGACAAACTGAAGGAG GCTGAGACCCGTGCTGAGTTTGCTGAGAGGTCAGTAACCAAGCTGGAGAAGAGCATTGATGACCTAGAAG
- the TPM1 gene encoding tropomyosin alpha-1 chain isoform X12, with product MAAMSSLEAVRRKIRSLQEQADAAEERAGRLQREVDQERALREEAESEVASLNRRIQLVEEELDRAQERLATALQKLEEAEKAADESERGMKVIENRAQKDEEKMEIQEIQLKEAKHIAEEADRKYEEVARKLVIIESDLERAEERAELSESKCAELEEELKTVTNNLKSLEAQAEKYSQKEDKYEEEIKVLTDKLKEAETRAEFAERSVTKLEKSIDDLEDNFLCFSSPKTSSSGWIKHLSKLWMFHGLIVLSSSLADSSSITCLRTCSVCALLYRNYISQCKINIPAVSLLLFLCLLFI from the exons ATGGCGGCGATGAGCTCGCTCGAGGCTGTGCGCAGGAAGATCCgcagcctgcaggagcaggcggACGCCGCCGAGGAGCGGGCGGGACGGCTGCAGCGGGAGGTGGACCAGGAGCGGGCGTTGCGGGAGGAG GCTGAGAGTGAAGTAGCTTCTCTGAACAGACGCATCCAGCTGGTTGAGGAAGAGTTGGATCGGGCTCAGGAGCGCTTGGCCACTGCCCTGCagaagctggaggaggctgagaAGGCTGCAGATGAGAGTGAAAG AGGAATGAAGGTCATTGAAAACAGGGCCCAGAAGGATGAAGAGAAGATGGAAATCCAGGAGATCCAGCTCAAAGAGGCCAAGCACATTGCTGAAGAGGCTGACCGCAAGTATGAAGAG GTGGCTCGTAAGCTGGTGATCATTGAGAGCGACCTGGAGCGCGCTGAGGAGCGTGCTGAGCTATCAGAAAG CAAATGTGCTGAGCTTGAAGAGGAGTTGAAAACTGTGACCAACAACCTGAAGTCGCTGGAGGCTCAGGCTGAGAAG TACTCACAGAAAGAAGACAAGTATGAAGAGGAGATTAAAGTTCTGACTGACAAACTGAAGGAG GCTGAGACCCGTGCTGAGTTTGCTGAGAGGTCAGTAACCAAGCTGGAGAAGAGCATTGATGACCTAGAAG ataattttctttgcttcagTTCTCCAAAGACATCTTCATCGGGTTGGATAAAACATCTTTCCAAGCTTTGGATGTTTCATGGGCTCATTGTGCTGTCTTCTAGCTTAGCTGACTCTTCCTCTATCACCTGTCTCAGAACATGCTCTGTTTGTGCTCTGCTGTACAGAAACTACATTTCTCAATGTAAAATAAATATCCCAGCTGTATCCCTTTTGCTATTCCtttgccttttatttatttaa
- the TPM1 gene encoding tropomyosin alpha-1 chain isoform X11: MDAIKKKMQMLKLDKENALDRAEQAEADKKAAEERSKQLESDIVQLEKQLRGTEDTRDQVLEELHKSEDSLLSAEENAAKAESEVASLNRRIQLVEEELDRAQERLATALQKLEEAEKAADESERGMKVIENRAQKDEEKMEIQEIQLKEAKHIAEEADRKYEEVARKLVIIESDLERAEERAELSESKCAELEEELKTVTNNLKSLEAQAEKYSQKEDKYEEEIKVLTDKLKEAETRAEFAERSVTKLEKSIDDLEDNFLCFSSPKTSSSGWIKHLSKLWMFHGLIVLSSSLADSSSITCLRTCSVCALLYRNYISQCKINIPAVSLLLFLCLLFI; the protein is encoded by the exons ATGGATGCCATCAAGAAGAAGATGCAGATGCTGAAGCTGGACAAGGAGAACGCCTTGGACAGAGCCGAGCAAGCCGAAGCGGACAAGAAGGCAGCGGAGGAGAGAAGCAAGCAG TTAGAGAGTGACATTGTGCAATTGGAAAAGCAATTGCGTGGGACGGAGGATACAAGGGACCAAGTGCTGGAAGAGCTTCACAAGTCTGAGGACAGCCTCCTCTCCGCAGAGGAGAATGCTGCCAAG GCTGAGAGTGAAGTAGCTTCTCTGAACAGACGCATCCAGCTGGTTGAGGAAGAGTTGGATCGGGCTCAGGAGCGCTTGGCCACTGCCCTGCagaagctggaggaggctgagaAGGCTGCAGATGAGAGTGAAAG AGGAATGAAGGTCATTGAAAACAGGGCCCAGAAGGATGAAGAGAAGATGGAAATCCAGGAGATCCAGCTCAAAGAGGCCAAGCACATTGCTGAAGAGGCTGACCGCAAGTATGAAGAG GTGGCTCGTAAGCTGGTGATCATTGAGAGCGACCTGGAGCGCGCTGAGGAGCGTGCTGAGCTATCAGAAAG CAAATGTGCTGAGCTTGAAGAGGAGTTGAAAACTGTGACCAACAACCTGAAGTCGCTGGAGGCTCAGGCTGAGAAG TACTCACAGAAAGAAGACAAGTATGAAGAGGAGATTAAAGTTCTGACTGACAAACTGAAGGAG GCTGAGACCCGTGCTGAGTTTGCTGAGAGGTCAGTAACCAAGCTGGAGAAGAGCATTGATGACCTAGAAG ataattttctttgcttcagTTCTCCAAAGACATCTTCATCGGGTTGGATAAAACATCTTTCCAAGCTTTGGATGTTTCATGGGCTCATTGTGCTGTCTTCTAGCTTAGCTGACTCTTCCTCTATCACCTGTCTCAGAACATGCTCTGTTTGTGCTCTGCTGTACAGAAACTACATTTCTCAATGTAAAATAAATATCCCAGCTGTATCCCTTTTGCTATTCCtttgccttttatttatttaa